From the genome of Catalinimonas alkaloidigena, one region includes:
- a CDS encoding RagB/SusD family nutrient uptake outer membrane protein produces MQSRRLYLLLIFALLSTRCADVLDLQPLDRITADDLFGDPEGTKLYMANLYYQLPIEDFTFFPKNGFNYNVGDPNNGGFVSAMLTDEAVHSERADFLANEDLRWWDTQDGKDQGYRVIRDVNLLFEVIPTLDITDEERDAYLGEASFLRAFCYFALVKRYGGVPLITTQQTFEGDVEALKVPRSTEQATWDFVLAECDVAIAKLGEDLNPRRATKWTAYALKSRVALHAASIAKFGSRAPLSGTAVEQGLIGLNESLAAGYYQASLDASRALMESGRFSLYGATPATPDEAGENYRLMFEDPNRVVGTEAIFIKGRTLVGNDYGHNYDIWFQPAQVANGWPHPGRMNPTLDLVDAYERYDTPGQSAPIVTTEDGNTADYGGFDASRTYLTFDDPQAIFEGKDARLKATVVLPGSTWKGLDIIIQAGYVAPDGTARLLSRAKTDVNGVTYYTYGGATPNLYSGFDPYGGNNTKTGFSFKKFMTTNPIVPGWNQSTTDWLEFRYAEILLNYAEAVVESGLGDAAIARDALNAVRRRAGHTTAIELTSANVMRERTVELAFENKRLWDLMRRREYHLEFNNRMKHALLPVLDLRTETPKYMFVRAQVANYVPQTFQNKDYYRPIQGIGGNGLVQNPQY; encoded by the coding sequence ATGCAATCACGACGACTCTACCTCCTCCTGATTTTTGCCCTGTTATCGACCCGTTGTGCCGATGTGCTGGACTTGCAGCCCCTGGACCGCATTACGGCCGACGATTTGTTTGGCGATCCGGAAGGAACCAAGCTTTACATGGCCAACCTCTATTACCAGTTGCCGATCGAGGACTTTACCTTCTTTCCTAAAAACGGGTTTAACTACAACGTCGGCGATCCCAACAACGGAGGCTTTGTGTCGGCCATGCTGACCGACGAAGCGGTGCACAGCGAGCGGGCCGACTTTCTGGCCAACGAAGATTTGCGCTGGTGGGACACCCAGGACGGCAAAGACCAGGGCTACCGGGTGATCCGCGACGTCAACCTGCTGTTTGAGGTAATTCCCACCCTCGACATCACGGACGAAGAGCGCGATGCTTACCTGGGCGAAGCCTCCTTTCTGCGGGCGTTTTGCTACTTCGCGCTGGTGAAACGCTACGGCGGCGTTCCCCTCATCACCACACAACAAACCTTCGAGGGCGACGTCGAGGCGCTGAAAGTGCCGCGCAGCACCGAACAGGCGACCTGGGATTTTGTACTGGCCGAGTGTGACGTGGCCATTGCCAAGCTTGGCGAAGACCTCAATCCCCGGCGGGCCACCAAGTGGACGGCCTATGCACTGAAGTCGCGGGTAGCGCTGCATGCGGCTTCTATCGCCAAATTCGGGAGCCGGGCGCCGCTGTCGGGCACGGCCGTTGAACAGGGCCTGATTGGCCTGAACGAAAGCCTGGCGGCGGGTTATTACCAAGCCTCGCTCGACGCATCGCGGGCGCTGATGGAATCCGGCAGGTTTTCGCTCTACGGCGCCACGCCCGCCACCCCCGACGAAGCCGGGGAAAACTACCGGCTGATGTTTGAAGACCCGAACCGCGTCGTTGGAACGGAAGCGATTTTTATCAAGGGACGGACGCTGGTGGGCAACGACTACGGGCATAACTACGACATCTGGTTTCAGCCGGCGCAAGTCGCCAACGGTTGGCCCCACCCGGGTCGGATGAACCCAACACTCGATCTGGTCGATGCGTACGAACGGTACGATACACCCGGCCAGAGTGCCCCCATCGTCACTACCGAAGACGGCAACACGGCCGACTATGGCGGTTTCGATGCGTCCAGAACCTATCTTACGTTCGACGATCCGCAGGCCATTTTCGAAGGCAAAGACGCCCGCCTGAAAGCAACGGTGGTGCTGCCCGGCTCGACGTGGAAAGGGTTGGACATCATCATCCAGGCCGGTTACGTTGCGCCAGACGGAACGGCCCGCCTCCTCTCCCGGGCCAAGACCGACGTCAATGGCGTTACGTACTACACGTACGGCGGCGCCACGCCCAACCTCTACTCGGGCTTCGATCCCTACGGGGGCAACAACACCAAGACGGGGTTCTCCTTCAAAAAATTCATGACCACCAATCCGATTGTGCCGGGGTGGAACCAAAGCACCACCGACTGGCTCGAATTCCGCTATGCCGAAATCCTGCTGAACTATGCCGAAGCCGTGGTAGAAAGTGGGCTGGGCGATGCGGCAATCGCACGCGACGCCCTAAACGCTGTGCGCCGACGGGCCGGTCATACCACCGCCATCGAGCTAACCTCAGCCAACGTGATGCGGGAGCGCACCGTGGAGCTCGCCTTCGAAAACAAGCGTTTGTGGGACTTGATGCGGCGCCGGGAGTACCATCTCGAGTTCAACAACCGCATGAAACACGCCCTGTTGCCCGTGCTGGACCTGCGGACCGAGACGCCCAAATACATGTTTGTCAGAGCTCAGGTCGCCAACTACGTACCGCAGACTTTCCAGAATAAGGATTATTACCGCCCCATCCAGGGCATCGGCGGCAACGGACTGGTCCAAAATCCGCAGTACTAA
- a CDS encoding DUF3823 domain-containing protein produces MKIFSVLLLFAGLALFTSCELNQLDNYDPPTAGLYGRFIDEATGEPVEQDIIRGTVIELIEHGYDPVTPQYLIVKNDGSYANTRLFANTYTVQPVRGNFKVVEAQEVKIEGQTELNFLVTPYIRVKEATITREGDLVTATFKLEQTSVSNVLKVGLYAHPDPHVGEPMHLEKEEQNVSTAVDPNQVFTLEMDLSTTPLESGTTYFFRIGALIDVPEAKYNYAPAVAVDY; encoded by the coding sequence ATGAAAATCTTCTCCGTTCTGCTGCTCTTTGCGGGGCTGGCCCTTTTCACTTCCTGCGAACTCAACCAACTGGATAACTACGATCCGCCAACGGCGGGTCTGTACGGTCGGTTTATCGACGAAGCCACGGGCGAACCGGTAGAGCAGGACATCATTCGCGGTACGGTAATCGAACTCATCGAACACGGGTACGATCCGGTAACGCCTCAGTACCTCATCGTGAAAAACGACGGGAGCTACGCCAACACGCGTCTGTTTGCCAATACCTATACCGTACAACCCGTCCGGGGCAACTTCAAGGTGGTAGAGGCCCAGGAGGTCAAGATCGAGGGCCAGACCGAATTAAACTTTTTGGTAACGCCCTACATCCGCGTGAAGGAGGCCACGATTACACGCGAAGGCGACCTGGTCACGGCCACCTTCAAGCTGGAGCAGACGAGCGTAAGCAACGTGCTGAAAGTGGGACTGTACGCCCACCCCGACCCGCACGTGGGCGAGCCCATGCACCTGGAGAAAGAGGAGCAGAATGTCAGCACCGCGGTCGATCCCAATCAGGTGTTTACGCTCGAGATGGACTTGTCGACCACGCCGCTCGAAAGCGGCACCACGTACTTTTTCAGGATCGGTGCGCTGATCGATGTGCCCGAGGCGAAATACAATTACGCTCCGGCCGTCGCGGTCGACTACTAA
- a CDS encoding glycoside hydrolase family 71/99-like protein has translation MRDFKLYTVFYLVVALAGCGNEPVPAPTPDPLPVDSVHTDDTLADPNVKYPAYTGLVMAGYQGWFAARGDASNRGWYHYEKGGCGFQPGCSTIDMWPDMSEYTVKYETPFAYADGSSAYLYSPYDEASVDLHFKWMQEYGLDGVHMQRFVGEIKPTNARGKRHFNKVLDNALKAARTYERAISVMYDLSGSSSADVAYLEEDWNELVSTFNLLDSKVHPTYLRHNGKPLVTIWGVGFNDNRAYSIADVSALVDKLLATRQVSIMLGVPYYWRTFGADTENNPALHDLIRKVDLIMPWAVGRYDSHGYNPNNVAADQKWCEQHGVDYVPLVFPGFSWANMHNDPSLYNAIPRLEGDFLWKQIAGAKTEGAKSLYVAMFDEIDEGTAIYKVSNESNTPLNGDGGLKFVGVEDGLPTDHYLWLVGQGARWFHGESGYGIRRPSR, from the coding sequence ATGCGAGACTTCAAACTTTACACAGTATTCTATTTGGTGGTGGCTTTGGCGGGGTGCGGGAACGAGCCCGTACCCGCGCCTACGCCCGACCCATTGCCTGTCGACTCGGTACATACGGACGATACCCTTGCCGACCCGAACGTAAAATACCCTGCGTATACCGGCCTGGTGATGGCGGGCTATCAGGGCTGGTTTGCCGCCCGGGGCGATGCCTCGAACCGCGGGTGGTACCACTATGAAAAAGGGGGCTGCGGATTTCAGCCGGGCTGCTCTACCATCGACATGTGGCCCGACATGAGCGAGTATACTGTAAAGTACGAGACCCCGTTTGCCTACGCAGACGGCTCAAGCGCCTACCTGTACAGCCCCTACGACGAAGCTTCGGTCGACCTGCACTTCAAATGGATGCAGGAGTACGGTCTGGATGGGGTGCACATGCAGCGGTTTGTGGGGGAGATCAAACCCACCAATGCACGCGGCAAGCGCCATTTTAACAAAGTGCTCGACAATGCGCTGAAGGCCGCCCGGACGTATGAACGCGCCATCAGCGTCATGTACGACCTGAGCGGTAGCTCCAGCGCCGACGTCGCCTACCTGGAAGAAGACTGGAACGAGCTGGTCTCTACCTTCAACCTCCTGGATAGCAAGGTGCATCCTACCTACCTGCGGCACAATGGCAAACCGCTGGTGACCATCTGGGGAGTAGGATTTAACGACAACCGGGCTTATAGCATTGCCGACGTCAGCGCCCTGGTCGACAAACTCCTGGCCACCCGGCAGGTCTCCATCATGCTCGGCGTGCCTTACTACTGGCGCACCTTTGGGGCCGATACGGAAAACAACCCGGCGCTACACGACCTGATTCGCAAGGTGGACCTCATCATGCCCTGGGCCGTAGGACGTTACGACAGCCATGGCTACAACCCGAACAACGTGGCAGCAGACCAGAAGTGGTGCGAGCAGCACGGCGTTGACTACGTACCGCTGGTATTTCCGGGTTTTAGCTGGGCCAACATGCACAACGATCCCAGCCTCTACAACGCGATTCCGCGGCTCGAAGGAGATTTCCTGTGGAAGCAGATCGCCGGGGCCAAGACCGAAGGCGCCAAGTCGTTGTACGTAGCGATGTTCGACGAGATTGATGAGGGAACCGCCATTTACAAAGTGAGCAACGAAAGCAACACGCCGCTCAACGGCGACGGGGGGCTGAAATTTGTGGGCGTCGAAGACGGACTGCCCACCGATCATTACCTCTGGTTGGTGGGGCAGGGCGCGCGCTGGTTCCACGGCGAATCCGGCTACGGCATCCGAAGACCCAGCCGGTAA
- a CDS encoding GH92 family glycosyl hydrolase yields MNSLLPLLLVLLLPACTGVTPRVAELPVERTAPTAYVNPFIGTGGHGHTFPGATRPYGMVQLSPDTRTLGWDACGGYHHSDSSMLGFSHTHLSGTGIGDYGDVLFMPSTGAVKVTPGTPENPDAGYRSRFSHQEEEASPGYYRVRLADYDIRAELTATVRAGFHRYTFPAEAERHLIIDLAHTIHGHQNPVNEFRVISDREIIGYKQTQGWAQEHHVYFYARFNTPFSYQLFVQGEKVKDSGHVRSTNAQAVLTFAAAEEPLLVQVGLSAVDSAGARRNLESELTDWDFEATRAAAATAWETQLSKVDVEGGSADQRTIFYTALYHTAISPNVFSDVDGRYRGMDQQIHQTDGKPMYTVFSLWDTFRAFHPLQTILSPAQDELFINSLLAKYEEGGVLPKWELAANYTGTMTGDHAIPVIYDAYQKGIRGFDVETAYRAMVQAALYDTSGIRFPSEAVKEKIKPRAKHYNEIWGYIPADRENESISKALEFAYNDWCIAQMAKALGKTDDYARFAERSTRYQRYFDRETGFMRGKNADGRWRTPFSPRFSRHRRDDYTEGNAWQWTWFVPHDVPGLITLMGGASAFQTKLDSLFTISSEIEGEESSADISGLIGQYAHGNEPSHHIAHLYNFVGASWKTQQLTDSILTSLYFNDPNGLSGNEDCGQMSAWYLLNAMGFYSFCPGTGQYSIGRPLFDEVRLHLENGKTFTITTQGNRPAHKFIQSATLNGQPLPTPFFTHDALRNGGTLELTMGATPAQRWNEAELSPVPTAD; encoded by the coding sequence ATGAATTCGCTGTTACCGCTGCTGCTGGTGCTTCTGTTGCCGGCCTGTACGGGGGTGACACCACGCGTCGCCGAACTGCCCGTCGAGCGCACGGCTCCTACCGCCTACGTCAACCCGTTTATTGGCACCGGCGGGCATGGGCATACCTTTCCGGGCGCAACTCGCCCCTACGGCATGGTGCAACTGAGCCCCGATACCCGGACGTTGGGGTGGGACGCCTGCGGGGGCTATCACCATTCCGACAGCTCGATGCTGGGGTTTAGCCATACCCACCTGAGTGGGACGGGCATCGGCGACTACGGCGATGTGCTCTTCATGCCCTCTACCGGCGCGGTGAAAGTAACACCAGGTACTCCGGAGAATCCCGACGCTGGCTATCGCTCGCGGTTCAGCCATCAGGAGGAAGAGGCCTCGCCCGGCTACTACCGTGTGCGGCTGGCAGACTACGACATCCGGGCCGAACTGACCGCCACGGTGCGCGCTGGGTTTCATCGCTATACGTTTCCTGCGGAGGCGGAGCGTCACCTGATCATCGACCTGGCGCACACGATCCACGGGCATCAGAATCCGGTGAACGAGTTTCGGGTGATCAGCGATCGGGAGATCATCGGCTACAAGCAAACCCAGGGATGGGCGCAAGAACATCATGTATATTTCTACGCCCGGTTCAATACGCCGTTCTCCTATCAGCTCTTTGTGCAAGGAGAAAAAGTAAAAGACTCGGGACATGTGCGCAGCACAAACGCGCAGGCGGTTCTGACCTTTGCGGCGGCAGAGGAGCCCTTGCTGGTGCAGGTCGGGCTTTCGGCGGTCGATTCCGCGGGCGCGCGTCGAAACCTGGAATCTGAGCTTACCGACTGGGATTTTGAGGCTACCCGCGCGGCGGCGGCTACGGCCTGGGAAACGCAGTTGAGCAAGGTGGACGTGGAAGGCGGCTCTGCGGACCAGCGCACCATCTTCTACACCGCGCTGTACCACACCGCCATCAGTCCCAACGTATTTTCCGATGTGGATGGGCGGTACCGTGGCATGGACCAGCAGATTCACCAGACGGACGGCAAGCCGATGTACACCGTCTTTTCCCTGTGGGACACGTTCCGCGCGTTTCATCCGCTGCAAACCATCCTGTCACCGGCTCAGGACGAACTTTTCATCAACTCGCTGTTGGCGAAATACGAGGAGGGTGGAGTGCTGCCCAAGTGGGAGCTGGCCGCCAACTACACCGGCACCATGACAGGCGACCACGCCATTCCGGTAATATACGATGCGTACCAGAAAGGAATCCGGGGATTCGATGTGGAAACCGCCTACCGGGCGATGGTGCAGGCGGCCCTCTACGATACGTCCGGCATCCGCTTCCCCTCCGAAGCGGTGAAGGAGAAGATCAAGCCGCGGGCCAAGCATTACAACGAAATCTGGGGGTACATTCCGGCCGATCGGGAGAACGAATCGATCTCGAAAGCTTTGGAGTTTGCCTACAACGACTGGTGCATCGCTCAGATGGCCAAGGCGTTGGGGAAAACGGACGACTACGCCCGGTTCGCGGAGCGGTCCACGCGCTACCAGCGTTATTTTGACCGGGAGACCGGTTTTATGCGGGGCAAAAATGCCGACGGCCGCTGGCGTACGCCGTTCAGCCCGCGCTTTTCCAGGCACCGCCGCGACGACTACACCGAAGGCAACGCTTGGCAGTGGACCTGGTTTGTGCCGCACGACGTGCCGGGACTCATCACGTTGATGGGCGGGGCTTCGGCGTTCCAGACCAAGCTCGATTCTCTTTTTACCATCAGCTCCGAAATTGAAGGAGAAGAAAGCTCCGCCGATATCTCGGGCCTGATCGGGCAGTATGCACACGGCAACGAGCCCAGCCACCACATTGCTCACCTCTACAACTTTGTCGGGGCCTCTTGGAAAACCCAGCAGCTGACCGACAGCATCCTGACCTCGCTCTACTTCAACGATCCCAACGGGCTGTCGGGCAACGAGGACTGTGGGCAGATGTCGGCCTGGTACCTGCTCAACGCCATGGGGTTCTACTCATTTTGTCCGGGAACGGGCCAGTATTCCATTGGGCGCCCGCTGTTCGACGAAGTGCGGCTGCACCTGGAAAACGGGAAGACCTTTACCATCACCACGCAGGGCAATCGCCCCGCCCATAAATTCATCCAATCGGCGACGCTGAACGGACAACCTCTGCCGACGCCTTTCTTCACCCACGACGCCCTTCGGAACGGCGGAACGCTTGAGTTGACCATGGGGGCTACTCCGGCGCAACGGTGGAATGAGGCGGAGTTGTCACCGGTCCCCACTGCAGATTGA
- a CDS encoding glycoside hydrolase family 71/99-like protein encodes MRITFLIVTLCGLLPAVCPAQTRHGKAGTYASYQGRVMAGYQGWFRAPGDGSGNQWGHYGRDGKFDPEHNTIDFWPDVSEYTTTYATDFKEADGTPARVFSSLDESTTDLHFKWMADYGIDGVFMQRFFGVTRQHAQPDKPEDIILQHALEAAGKHDRALAVMYDLSGLRQRGEDCSSVMEDWKMLVDRLHVTRYGKRQQYLFHRGKPLVVIWGVGFPDRPYNLRDIGVNRLIDFLKNDPVYGGCSVMLGVPTYFRTLNKDCVPDPYLHELIASVDIVMPWMVQRFTPLLHNDKGRYADQVREDIAWCKARGVDYVPVVYPGFSWQNLALSSPGLAAHTAYGAIPRLRGSFFWDQIHAALTAGAPMLYVAMFDEVDEGTAIFKVSDRPPNSEKAHFMGNDGMPSDHYLYLTGQAARMLRREVPLTEAMPERSPPRQAP; translated from the coding sequence ATGCGAATCACATTTCTTATCGTCACCCTTTGCGGGCTTCTGCCGGCGGTCTGCCCCGCCCAGACCCGACACGGAAAAGCAGGAACGTACGCCAGCTACCAGGGGCGGGTCATGGCCGGTTACCAGGGCTGGTTTCGGGCGCCCGGAGATGGCTCCGGAAACCAGTGGGGGCATTACGGACGCGACGGAAAGTTCGATCCTGAACACAACACCATCGATTTCTGGCCCGACGTGTCGGAGTACACCACGACCTACGCAACCGACTTCAAGGAGGCCGACGGCACACCTGCCCGGGTGTTCAGTTCGCTCGACGAAAGCACGACCGATCTGCATTTCAAATGGATGGCGGACTACGGCATTGACGGCGTCTTTATGCAGCGCTTTTTTGGCGTGACGCGCCAGCACGCGCAACCCGATAAGCCCGAAGATATCATTCTGCAGCATGCCCTGGAAGCGGCCGGGAAACACGACCGTGCGCTGGCCGTGATGTACGACCTGTCAGGGCTCCGGCAGCGTGGAGAAGACTGCTCGTCCGTGATGGAAGACTGGAAAATGCTGGTAGACCGCCTGCATGTGACCCGGTACGGCAAGCGTCAGCAGTACCTGTTTCACCGCGGCAAACCCCTGGTGGTGATTTGGGGCGTCGGGTTTCCGGACCGCCCCTACAACCTGCGCGACATAGGCGTGAATCGCCTCATCGATTTCCTGAAAAACGATCCGGTCTATGGCGGCTGTTCGGTCATGCTGGGCGTGCCTACCTATTTCCGAACCCTGAACAAAGACTGTGTGCCCGATCCTTACTTGCACGAACTGATTGCCTCGGTCGACATCGTGATGCCGTGGATGGTCCAGCGTTTTACGCCCCTGTTGCACAACGACAAAGGACGCTATGCCGATCAGGTGCGCGAGGACATCGCCTGGTGCAAAGCACGGGGTGTAGACTACGTACCCGTGGTATATCCGGGCTTTAGCTGGCAGAACCTGGCGCTCTCCAGTCCCGGCCTGGCCGCCCATACGGCCTACGGCGCAATTCCCCGGCTGCGGGGCTCTTTCTTCTGGGACCAGATCCACGCCGCCCTCACGGCCGGTGCGCCGATGCTCTACGTCGCCATGTTCGACGAAGTAGACGAGGGAACGGCCATCTTCAAAGTGTCGGATCGCCCACCGAATTCGGAGAAGGCGCACTTCATGGGTAACGACGGCATGCCCAGCGACCACTACCTCTACCTGACGGGACAAGCCGCCCGAATGCTGCGCCGGGAAGTTCCCCTGACGGAGGCCATGCCCGAGCGGAGCCCACCGCGTCAGGCGCCCTGA
- a CDS encoding family 43 glycosylhydrolase, producing MKITVSTLGVLLLLSASLVAQDSVATRPANPFIRHLFTADPSAHVWEDGRLYVYSSHDLAPPRGADKMDQYHVFSTDNMVDWVDHGEILRSADVPWGRAEGGFMWAPDCAYKNGLYYFYFPHPSGTAWNSTWKIGVATSSQPASGFTVQGYLPGLESHIDPCVFTDDDGQAYFYYGGGGVCQGGKLRDNMMEIDGAMQPMEGLVDFHEATWVHKRNGLYYLSYADNHDTGTEHNRLRYATSSRPLGPWTYQGIYMDPTDSYTNHGSIVEYKGQWYAFYHTSALSGNDWLRSICVDTLAYHPDGTLQKVIPTKGHGTPYGGVPWPIPGRIESEDYDEGGQAIAYSDSDSTNHGGQYRPDEFVDVETCGEGGYNVGWLSGGEWLEYTVDVAATATYRLELRVASEEGSSLQVAFNGENASGKIEIPITGGWQTYTTLQQEVTLQKGRQYMLLKMGEGAFNLNYLHLEEATVTSAPALLPDTLLLYPNPAVGGSVTLHTEGLGRGCRLRLYDASHRLILADEVVVPRMELPLHALSAGVYQVHISLPGGKTIYKKLIVP from the coding sequence ATGAAAATCACCGTTAGTACACTCGGCGTGTTGCTGCTTCTCTCCGCCAGCCTGGTTGCACAAGACAGTGTCGCTACGCGGCCGGCCAACCCGTTTATCCGGCATCTGTTTACCGCCGATCCTTCGGCGCACGTTTGGGAAGACGGCCGCCTGTACGTGTACTCCTCCCACGACCTGGCGCCCCCCCGGGGAGCAGACAAAATGGATCAGTACCACGTGTTTTCTACCGACAACATGGTGGACTGGGTGGACCACGGAGAAATCCTTCGCTCGGCCGACGTGCCGTGGGGCCGGGCAGAAGGGGGCTTTATGTGGGCGCCCGATTGTGCCTATAAAAACGGCCTCTACTACTTCTACTTTCCGCATCCGAGTGGAACCGCTTGGAATTCTACCTGGAAAATCGGGGTGGCTACCAGCAGTCAGCCCGCCAGCGGTTTTACCGTACAGGGCTACCTCCCCGGTCTGGAATCGCACATTGATCCGTGTGTATTCACCGACGACGACGGGCAAGCGTACTTTTATTACGGAGGGGGTGGCGTCTGCCAGGGCGGGAAACTCCGCGACAACATGATGGAAATCGACGGGGCCATGCAACCGATGGAGGGGCTGGTCGATTTCCACGAAGCGACCTGGGTACACAAGCGAAACGGCCTCTATTACCTTTCTTATGCTGACAACCACGATACCGGGACGGAACACAACCGCCTGCGCTATGCCACGAGCAGCCGCCCCCTGGGTCCCTGGACCTACCAGGGCATTTACATGGACCCGACCGACAGCTACACCAACCACGGGTCCATTGTGGAATACAAAGGCCAGTGGTATGCGTTTTACCACACCAGTGCCCTGTCGGGCAACGATTGGCTGCGCTCGATCTGTGTAGATACGCTGGCGTACCACCCGGACGGCACCTTACAGAAAGTCATCCCGACAAAAGGGCACGGCACGCCTTACGGCGGTGTGCCCTGGCCGATACCGGGCCGGATAGAGTCCGAAGATTACGACGAAGGAGGGCAGGCCATTGCGTACAGCGACAGCGACTCGACCAACCACGGCGGGCAGTACCGACCTGACGAGTTTGTGGATGTGGAAACCTGCGGGGAGGGAGGCTACAATGTGGGCTGGCTAAGTGGCGGCGAGTGGCTCGAGTATACAGTCGACGTGGCCGCTACGGCTACTTACAGGCTGGAACTGCGGGTGGCTTCAGAAGAGGGAAGCTCGCTGCAAGTGGCCTTCAACGGGGAGAATGCCTCCGGCAAAATAGAGATTCCCATTACGGGCGGCTGGCAAACGTATACCACGCTGCAGCAGGAAGTGACCTTGCAAAAAGGCAGGCAGTACATGCTGCTGAAGATGGGCGAGGGCGCTTTCAACCTCAATTACCTTCACCTGGAAGAAGCGACGGTCACCTCGGCTCCGGCCCTTCTTCCCGATACATTGCTCCTCTACCCGAATCCTGCGGTGGGTGGGTCCGTCACCTTACACACGGAAGGGCTGGGCCGAGGCTGCCGACTACGCCTCTACGACGCATCCCATCGGTTGATTTTGGCAGACGAGGTGGTGGTTCCACGCATGGAGCTTCCGCTGCACGCCCTGTCTGCCGGCGTATACCAGGTGCACATCAGCCTTCCGGGCGGGAAAACGATCTACAAAAAGCTGATAGTACCCTAG
- a CDS encoding T9SS type A sorting domain-containing protein — protein sequence MKKQFLFCLLLLFPASLYAQITINGTSYATLSEAIGASVSGDVIEIAGTVSLEEQVGLAHASGIRTFRGTTPGARITLADGARFVLEAAGETVFENLTLVGAELENEDWGAMFTLFNGPTLILRSDTLRGAKSLAHAGAIRVTSGATLEAYNTVFMENESSQNGGVAFIETNNTTTIFEGCVFMNNKCGVFNPDAKGGALFYAQGANEGEQILENCAFIQNESENHGGAIGLETVSPQVINCTFSENSAFDNGGAIWMWNGAGESTTTLVNCTFVGNTAANGGALFLNQAESQYNVMNSVFVDNGDAPIATGTAPATISVRNSYYAPLMEGLTEATGATTNLHTGDVHLADIDPAAGVVWYDITSEQSVLVGLGSAALLKPYSKKDQIGRDRDLNAPSITAGAIEYTDTPTALSDRYQSIQHRIYPNPTTDCLVLNATEPGEVAIYSLTGRLMARQEMVRGENRIATSHLTQSVYIIKSTSREGIGYARFVKQ from the coding sequence ATGAAAAAACAATTCCTTTTTTGCCTTCTGCTGCTTTTCCCGGCCAGTCTGTACGCCCAGATCACGATCAACGGGACCAGCTATGCCACCCTCTCCGAAGCCATTGGTGCATCGGTCAGCGGCGACGTCATCGAAATTGCCGGCACCGTCTCGTTAGAGGAGCAGGTGGGACTGGCCCATGCCAGCGGCATCCGCACGTTCCGGGGTACGACACCCGGCGCCCGCATTACCCTGGCCGATGGGGCGCGCTTTGTACTGGAAGCCGCCGGCGAAACCGTATTCGAAAATCTGACGCTGGTCGGGGCCGAGCTGGAGAACGAAGACTGGGGCGCTATGTTTACCCTTTTCAACGGACCGACCCTGATCCTGCGCAGCGATACGCTGCGAGGTGCTAAATCCCTGGCACACGCCGGCGCCATCCGTGTTACCAGCGGTGCAACGTTAGAAGCCTACAACACGGTGTTTATGGAGAACGAATCCAGCCAGAACGGCGGTGTGGCCTTCATCGAAACCAACAACACGACCACCATCTTTGAAGGATGCGTGTTTATGAATAATAAATGCGGCGTTTTCAATCCGGATGCGAAGGGGGGCGCGCTGTTCTACGCGCAGGGCGCAAACGAAGGCGAGCAGATCCTTGAGAACTGCGCCTTCATTCAGAACGAAAGCGAAAACCACGGTGGGGCGATTGGACTGGAGACGGTCTCGCCGCAAGTGATCAACTGTACCTTTTCAGAAAACTCGGCGTTCGACAACGGAGGCGCCATCTGGATGTGGAACGGGGCAGGAGAGTCGACCACCACGCTGGTCAACTGCACATTTGTGGGCAACACTGCCGCCAACGGGGGGGCGCTTTTCCTGAATCAGGCCGAATCACAGTACAACGTGATGAATTCCGTCTTCGTAGACAACGGCGACGCTCCTATTGCGACCGGCACTGCCCCCGCTACCATCTCAGTGCGCAACTCCTACTATGCCCCCCTGATGGAAGGGTTGACGGAGGCCACCGGCGCCACCACCAACCTGCACACCGGGGACGTACACCTGGCCGACATCGATCCGGCAGCGGGGGTGGTCTGGTACGACATTACGTCGGAGCAAAGCGTGCTGGTGGGGCTTGGAAGTGCTGCCTTGCTGAAGCCGTACAGCAAGAAAGACCAGATTGGGCGCGACAGGGACCTGAACGCCCCTTCGATTACGGCGGGTGCCATTGAGTATACCGATACACCTACGGCCCTTTCGGATCGCTACCAGTCGATCCAACACAGAATTTATCCGAATCCGACGACCGATTGCCTTGTTCTGAACGCCACGGAGCCGGGGGAGGTTGCGATCTACAGCCTAACGGGAAGGCTGATGGCCCGACAAGAGATGGTAAGGGGAGAAAATAGAATCGCGACATCTCACCTGACTCAAAGCGTCTATATCATCAAAAGTACCAGCCGTGAAGGCATTGGCTATGCGCGCTTTGTGAAGCAGTAG